One Cervus elaphus chromosome 28, mCerEla1.1, whole genome shotgun sequence DNA segment encodes these proteins:
- the PGM3 gene encoding phosphoacetylglucosamine mutase, with product MDLDAVTKQSALHAKPDGLTLQYGTAGFRTKAEHLDHVMFRMGLLAVLRSKQTKSTIGVMVTASHNPEEDNGVKLVDPLGEMLAASWEEHATCLANAEEQHLPRVLVDISEKAAVDLHQDAFVVIGRDTRPSSEKLSQSVIDGVTVLGGQFHDYGLLTTPQLHYMVFCRNSKGQYGKATVEGYYQKLSLAFMELTKQAFCSGDDHRTLKVDCANGIGALKLAEMKHYFSQGLSVQLFNDGTKGKLNHLCGADFVKSHQKPPQGIEMKANERCCSFDGDADRIVYYYHDADGQFHLIDGDKIATLISSFLKELLLEIGDGLSLGVVQTAYANGSSTRYLEEVMKVPVYCTKTGVKHLHHKAQEFDIGVYFEANGHGTVLFSKAAETKIKQLAKESENEKRKAAKMLENVIDLFNQTIGDAISDMLVIEAILALKGLTVQQWDALYTDLPNRQLKVKVADRQVISTTDAERQVVKPPGLQEAINDLVKKYRLSRAFVRPSGTEDIVRVYAEADSQENTDSLAYEVSLAVFQLAGGIGERPQRGF from the exons ATGGATTTAGATGCTGTTACAAAGCAGTCAGCGTTACATGCCAAGCCTGACGGGCTCACTCTTCAATATGGGACTGCTGGATTTCGAACGAAAGCAGAACATCTTGATCATGTCATGTTTCGAATGGGATTATTAGCTGTCCTGAGGTCAAAGCAGACAAAATCTACCATAGGAGTCATGGTAACAGCGTCACATAATCCTGAG gAAGACAATGGTGTAAAATTGGTGGATCCTTTGGGTGAAATGTTGGCAGCATCCTGGGAGGAGCATGCTACCTGCTTGGCAAACGCTGAGGAACAACATTTGCCGAGAGTGTTGGTGGATATCAGCGAGAAGGCAGCCGTGGATCTGCACCAAGATGCCTTCGTGGTGATCGGTAGAGATACCAG gCCCAGCAGTGAGAAACTTTCACAGTCTGTAATAGACGGCGTGACAGTTTTAGGTGGTCAGTTCCATG ATTATGGCTTGCTGACAACGCCACAGCTGCACTACATGGTCTTCTGTCGAAACAGCAAAGGCCAGTATGGAAAGGCAACCGTCGAAGGTTACTACCAGAAACTGTCCTTGGCCTTTATGGAACTCACCAAACAG gcCTTCTGCAGTGGAGATGACCATAGGACACTTAAGGTTGACTGTGCAAACGGCATAGGCGCCCTGAAGCTGGCAGAAATGAAACACTACTTCTCCCAGGGGCTGTCAGTTCAGCTGTTCAACGATGGGACCAAAGGGAAACTTAATCATTTATGTGGGGCTGACTTTGTGAAAAGTCATCAGAAACCTCCACAGG GAATTGAAATGAAGGCCAATGAAAGATGCTGCTCCTTTGATGGAGATGCAGACAGGATCGTTTACTACTACCATGATGCAGATGGTCAGTTTCATCTCATAGACGGAGACAAGATAGCCACCCTCATTAGCAGCTTCCTCAAAGAGCTCCTGTTGGAG ATTGGAGATGGTTTGAGTCTCGGTGTTGTACAAACTGCATATGCCAATGGAAGTTCAACACGGTATCTGGAAGAAGTTATGAAG GTACCTGTCTACTGCACTAAAACCGGTGTTAAACATTTGCACCACAAAGCTCAAGAGTTTGACATTGGtgtttattttgaagcaaatggGCATGGCACA GTACTGTTTAGTAAAGCTGCTGAAACAAAGATAAAACAACTAGCAAAAGAATCagagaatgagaaaaggaaagctgcAAAGATGCTTGAAAATGTAATTGACTTGTTTAACCAG ACAATTGGTGATGCTATTTCTGACATGCTGGTGATCGAGGCGATCTTGGCTCTGAAGGGCTTGACTGTGCAGCAGTGGGACGCGCTCTATACAGATCTTCCAAACAGACAGCTCAAAGTTAAG GTTGCAGACAGGCAAGTCATTAGCACCACAGATGCTGAAAGACAAGTAGTTAAACCTCCGGGACTCCAGGAGGCCATCAATGACCTGGTGAAGAAGTACAGGCTTTCTCGCGCTTTTGTCCGGCCCTCTGGTACAGAAGACATAGTCCGAGTCTACGCAGAAGCAGACTCGCAG GAAAACACAGACAGCCTTGCATATGAAGTGAGCTTGGCAGTATTTCAGCTGGCTGGAGGAATTGGAGAAAGACCTCAACGAGGTTTCTGA
- the RWDD2A gene encoding RWD domain-containing protein 2A → MSASMKECLQLQLLEMEMLFSMFPNQGEVKLEDVNALTNIKRYLDGIREALPPKIEFVITLQIEEPKVKIDLQVTMPHSYPYVALQMFARSPELDRQQQLLLNKGLTSYIGTFDPGELCVCAAIQWLQDNSASYFLNRKLVDEPSTQAKPVKNTFLRMWIYSHHIYQQDLRKKILEVGKRLDVTGFCMTGKPGIICVEGFKEHCEEFWHTIRYPNWKHISCKHAESIETEGDGQDLRLFHSFEELLLEAHGDYGLRNDYHMNLGQFLEFLKKHKSEHVFQILFGIESKSSDS, encoded by the exons ATGTCGGCTTCAATGAAGGAATGCCTTCAGCTTCAGCTGCTGGAGATGGAAATGCTGTTTTCTATGTTTCCTAACCAAGGAGAAGTAAAACTTGAAGATGTCAATGCCCTGACAAACATAAAGAGATACTTGGACGGCATAAGGGAGGCGCTGCCACCAAAAATCGAATTTGTGATTACCCTGCAGATCGAGGAGCCCAAG GTGAAAATTGACTTACAAGTAACCATGCCTCACAGCTACCCCTATGTAGCATTGCAGATGTTTGCACGGTCACCAGAACTTGACAGACAGCAGCAGCTGCTTCTCAACAAAGGCCTCACTTCTTATATCGGGACTTTTGATCCaggggagctgtgtgtgtgtgcagccaTCCAGTGGTTACAGGACAACAGCGCCTCCTACTTCCTGAACAGAAAGCTCGTGGACGAACCATCGACACAAGCAAAACCAGTCAAGAACACCTTCCTCCGAATGTGGATCTACAGTCACCATATATATCAGCAGGACCTCCGGAAAAAGATCCTGGAGGTCGGGAAAAGGTTGGACGTGACAGGATTTTGCATGACGGGAAAGCCAGGGATAATCTGTGTGGAGGGCTTCAAAGAGCACTGTGAGGAATTCTGGCACACAATCAGGTACCCCAACTGGAAGCACATTTCCTGTAAGCATGCGGAGAGTATCGAAACAGAAGGAGATGGGCAAGACCTGCgccttttccattcttttgaagAATTACTCCTTGAGGCCCACGGTGACTACGGCTTGAGGAATGACTATCACATGAATCTGGGCCAGTTCTTGGAATTTCTCAAAAAACACAAAAGTGAGCATGTTTTCCAGATATTATTTGGTATCGAAAGCAAAAGTTCTGACTCCTAG